The Vibrio tubiashii genome includes a window with the following:
- a CDS encoding zinc ABC transporter substrate-binding protein gives MERSKMIKRMATAALMVASVQAQAVSVLTTIKPIEMIAHEIIVEGDTTSTLLTANASPHDYALKPSDLTRLKQSDLVVWFGEDLESFLVKPISGVDNALKIQDQESVELRKFGKKCGCGHHHSTFDPHVWLGPRQAIQVARLITERLVQLNPEKTFAYQHNLEKFQYNLMVTASAINYDLKPIKNDGYYVFHDAYGYFEDYFKTKKLGHFTVDPERKPGAKKLNQIRTTINEKNVQCVFTEPQFTPAVIESTVRGTNAKIGSLDPLGSDIEVKKGSYFAFLKSISDSLTSCLK, from the coding sequence TTGGAAAGATCAAAAATGATTAAACGAATGGCTACCGCTGCATTGATGGTCGCTTCTGTGCAAGCGCAAGCGGTTAGCGTCTTGACCACCATTAAGCCGATCGAGATGATCGCTCATGAGATCATCGTTGAGGGCGATACCACTAGCACACTGTTAACTGCCAACGCTTCACCGCACGATTATGCACTTAAACCCTCTGATCTTACCCGCCTTAAACAGAGTGATTTAGTCGTATGGTTTGGCGAAGATTTAGAAAGTTTCCTTGTGAAACCAATCAGTGGCGTTGATAATGCTTTAAAAATCCAAGACCAAGAATCCGTTGAGTTACGCAAGTTTGGTAAGAAGTGCGGCTGTGGTCATCATCACAGTACCTTTGATCCACATGTATGGCTCGGCCCTCGCCAAGCGATTCAAGTCGCACGTTTAATTACCGAGCGATTAGTACAACTTAATCCTGAAAAGACCTTCGCTTATCAGCATAACCTTGAGAAGTTTCAGTACAACTTGATGGTGACGGCATCCGCAATCAACTATGATCTCAAGCCAATTAAGAACGATGGTTATTACGTCTTTCACGATGCTTATGGTTACTTTGAAGATTACTTCAAAACCAAGAAACTTGGCCATTTTACTGTTGACCCTGAGCGCAAACCTGGCGCGAAAAAGCTCAATCAGATTCGTACCACCATCAACGAAAAGAATGTTCAATGTGTATTCACAGAGCCTCAGTTTACCCCAGCGGTTATCGAATCTACCGTTCGCGGTACAAATGCGAAAATTGGTTCTCTTGATCCATTGGGTAGCGATATTGAGGTGAAAAAGGGCAGTTACTTTGCTTTCCTTAAGTCAATCTCGGACAGCCTCACGAGCTGTTTAAAGTAA
- a CDS encoding type IV pilin protein: MKQARGFTLIELVVVVAVLGILAAAALPKYMEVTKEARLSTLQATQGALLGADSMVYGKAFLNGDHKKKLFETVVETHDDEKKEDEKVWVNYGHIINEAANFARVLDLTNVFIVNIKSDEINSFNTGTQKRETAIMLKEPTGQDAESDPLKGNRCHIKVFQEPDNGKYTFELIKSGC; encoded by the coding sequence ATGAAACAAGCAAGAGGTTTTACTCTTATTGAACTCGTTGTTGTTGTGGCCGTATTAGGGATTTTAGCGGCAGCTGCACTGCCGAAGTATATGGAAGTTACCAAAGAAGCACGACTATCAACCTTACAAGCAACTCAGGGTGCCTTATTAGGTGCAGACTCTATGGTTTATGGCAAGGCATTTCTTAACGGTGACCATAAGAAGAAACTGTTTGAAACCGTAGTTGAAACGCATGACGATGAGAAGAAAGAAGACGAGAAGGTTTGGGTTAATTACGGTCACATTATTAACGAAGCAGCAAACTTTGCACGCGTGCTTGATCTAACCAATGTATTTATCGTCAATATCAAAAGTGATGAAATCAATTCCTTTAATACTGGCACTCAAAAACGTGAAACAGCCATTATGCTTAAAGAGCCAACAGGTCAGGATGCTGAAAGTGATCCACTGAAAGGCAATAGATGCCATATAAAAGTGTTTCAAGAGCCAGATAATGGAAAGTACACCTTCGAATTGATTAAGAGCGGTTGTTAA